One region of Hydrogenobaculum sp. Y04AAS1 genomic DNA includes:
- a CDS encoding FAD-binding oxidoreductase codes for MNTSKNLSFLCGWGRFPCIEANVLDKVDFSKSFIPRAYGRSYGDEALYKNIYDTTGLNLFLNVDFEKEYIEVQSGIQLQKLLEFLLPRGYALPIVPGTSLISVGGAIANDIHGKSSKGVFGDFIEGFEIITPRGVYQCSKEKNSELFWGAIGSMGLLGIITKAKLKIVKASQYIRQNIIPTKGIDKAIELLETFDKNYEFSVCWIDAFTENALVMFGDYEYYEKLPLDLKFSFKAFKSKKTIDIPFVMPNFILNDMDIRAYNVYYFTKMPKGESLVHYFDFFFPLDNIKNWNRFYGKRGFLQYQFVGPKEACFEVFDIIKSHKIYPYLVVLKRMKNASNRVFSFAKEGFTLALDFPVKDDVLKMLHKFDDVVVRYNGLIYMAKDSRLPKDVFQHIYKDQIKALLSLKAKYDENFILKSLMSERLL; via the coding sequence ATGAATACATCAAAAAACCTTAGTTTTCTCTGTGGGTGGGGTAGATTTCCTTGCATAGAAGCAAATGTTTTAGATAAAGTAGATTTTTCTAAAAGCTTTATACCAAGAGCTTACGGTAGAAGTTACGGCGATGAAGCTTTGTATAAAAATATATACGATACAACGGGTTTAAATCTATTTTTAAATGTAGATTTTGAAAAAGAATACATAGAAGTTCAATCTGGTATACAACTTCAAAAATTATTGGAGTTTTTATTACCAAGAGGATACGCTTTGCCGATAGTTCCTGGTACTTCTCTTATAAGTGTAGGTGGTGCTATAGCAAACGATATACACGGCAAAAGCTCAAAGGGGGTTTTTGGAGATTTTATAGAGGGTTTTGAAATAATAACACCAAGAGGTGTTTATCAGTGCTCTAAAGAAAAAAACAGTGAGCTTTTTTGGGGTGCTATAGGGTCAATGGGCCTTCTTGGAATTATCACAAAAGCTAAACTAAAGATAGTAAAGGCAAGCCAGTATATAAGACAAAATATCATACCTACCAAAGGCATAGACAAGGCTATAGAGTTATTGGAAACATTTGACAAAAATTACGAATTTTCAGTATGTTGGATAGACGCTTTTACCGAAAATGCTTTGGTAATGTTTGGAGATTATGAGTATTATGAAAAGCTTCCTCTTGATTTAAAATTTAGTTTTAAGGCTTTTAAAAGCAAAAAAACAATAGATATACCTTTTGTGATGCCAAACTTTATCTTAAACGATATGGATATAAGAGCTTACAATGTTTATTATTTTACCAAGATGCCAAAAGGCGAATCTTTGGTACATTATTTTGATTTTTTCTTTCCTTTGGACAATATAAAAAATTGGAACAGATTTTACGGCAAAAGAGGGTTTTTGCAATATCAGTTTGTAGGACCAAAAGAGGCTTGTTTTGAAGTTTTTGATATTATAAAATCTCATAAGATATATCCATATCTAGTGGTGTTAAAAAGAATGAAAAACGCTTCAAATAGAGTGTTTTCTTTTGCGAAAGAGGGCTTTACGCTGGCCTTAGATTTTCCAGTGAAAGACGATGTCCTTAAGATGCTTCATAAATTTGACGATGTCGTTGTGCGTTATAACGGACTTATATACATGGCAAAGGATTCAAGGCTTCCTAAAGACGTGTTTCAGCATATATACAAAGACCAAATAAAAGCTTTATTATCTTTAAAAGCCAAATACGATGAGAATTTTATACTAAAGTCTTTGATGTCAGAACGGCTTTTGTGA
- the der gene encoding ribosome biogenesis GTPase Der, with product MEKIVITGRANVGKSTLFNKISKRRISIVENIPGITRDVIESKAVFQDKVFKLVDTGGLTDSKEEISQAIRDKVLKLYKEAYKIIFVVDGKTGLMPEDKDIAKLLYPYKEKVYVAVNKTDSKKASASEFYELGFDNVFEISATHGTGVFELLEEITKDLKAMEELEEKADFIKLSFVGKPNSGKSSLLNSILKQDRVIVSNIAGTTRDAVDVEFSYEGKDFILVDTAGIRRPSNIDYGVEFFAVNRSLEAIEKSDVCALVIDATEGVSRQDMRLASLVNRKGKGLIVVLNKIDLIKDIEALKKHVDKKLEFVYFAPRVYVSAKEGINVFSILQKAIDIYEEYSKPIKTSYVNRVVEKILEEYPQNSTKSIKVYYTVFSPKPPTIVLHTNNKDFWREDYLRFFEKKLREKLNINYAPLNIILKEHQKKEV from the coding sequence ATGGAGAAAATCGTTATAACCGGAAGAGCAAACGTTGGTAAATCTACACTATTTAACAAGATTTCCAAAAGAAGGATATCGATAGTAGAAAATATACCAGGGATCACAAGAGATGTGATAGAGTCTAAAGCTGTTTTTCAAGATAAGGTTTTTAAGCTGGTGGATACCGGTGGTTTGACAGATTCTAAAGAAGAGATATCTCAAGCTATAAGGGATAAAGTGCTTAAACTTTACAAAGAAGCTTATAAGATAATATTTGTAGTGGATGGCAAGACCGGGCTTATGCCAGAAGATAAAGATATTGCTAAGCTTCTTTACCCTTATAAAGAAAAAGTTTATGTGGCGGTAAACAAAACAGATAGTAAAAAAGCCAGTGCTTCAGAGTTTTATGAGCTTGGGTTTGATAACGTATTTGAGATTTCAGCCACTCATGGTACCGGTGTTTTTGAGCTTTTAGAAGAGATAACAAAAGATTTAAAAGCTATGGAAGAGCTAGAAGAAAAGGCTGATTTTATAAAACTAAGCTTTGTTGGAAAGCCAAATAGTGGTAAATCTTCTTTGCTAAACTCTATTTTAAAGCAAGATAGAGTGATAGTTTCAAACATAGCTGGCACTACAAGAGACGCTGTTGATGTAGAGTTTAGCTATGAAGGTAAAGATTTTATCTTGGTGGATACTGCTGGTATAAGAAGGCCTTCAAATATAGATTATGGTGTAGAGTTTTTTGCGGTAAATAGAAGTTTAGAAGCTATAGAAAAATCAGATGTTTGTGCTCTTGTGATAGATGCTACAGAAGGAGTTTCAAGGCAAGACATGAGGCTTGCTAGTCTTGTGAATAGGAAAGGTAAGGGGCTTATAGTGGTATTAAACAAAATAGATTTGATAAAAGACATCGAGGCTCTTAAAAAACACGTAGATAAAAAGTTAGAGTTTGTTTATTTTGCTCCAAGAGTTTACGTATCCGCAAAAGAAGGTATAAATGTTTTTTCTATACTGCAAAAAGCTATAGATATTTACGAAGAATATTCAAAGCCTATTAAGACTTCCTATGTAAATAGAGTTGTAGAAAAAATTTTAGAAGAGTATCCACAAAACTCAACAAAATCTATAAAAGTTTATTATACAGTATTTTCGCCAAAGCCTCCAACCATTGTGCTTCATACCAACAACAAAGATTTTTGGAGAGAGGATTATCTTAGATTTTTTGAGAAAAAGTTAAGAGAGAAACTAAATATAAACTATGCACCTTTAAATATAATATTAAAAGAGCATCAAAAGAAAGAGGTATAG
- the argJ gene encoding bifunctional glutamate N-acetyltransferase/amino-acid acetyltransferase ArgJ: MNNVLMGIAKAGIKESGKEDLLVIKLPFACESHFVFTTNHFAAAPVLYSKNMLEASGNRVSAMVINSGNANCGTGIEGYEHAKMMGEKVAELFDIPKEEVLVFSTGIIGKPLPIINVLEGIEYAVNHLEVLDLEMAAKTISTTDRFPKYAFCKKDDYEAFCFGKGAGMIHPDMATMLAFCFANSKLMPRKHFDDILEKTFNSIDVDGCQSTNDSFGVISYGDLDYSNDVYSCVYKVCKEVSDMIVKDGEGATKIITIEVKHASIKTKAKVIANAVATSNLVKTAMFGADPNWGRILAAAGSTVFPIDPLKISLSIMGTKVYDKEPLHFNEEKLSQKMRESQEVEIVLDLKEGKEHFSYRFSDLGYEYIKINAEYTT, from the coding sequence ATGAACAACGTTTTAATGGGGATTGCAAAAGCTGGTATAAAAGAATCTGGAAAAGAAGATTTGCTTGTGATAAAGCTTCCCTTTGCCTGCGAATCTCACTTTGTATTTACCACAAATCATTTTGCAGCAGCACCGGTGCTATATTCTAAGAACATGCTTGAGGCTTCTGGTAACAGGGTGAGCGCTATGGTTATAAACAGTGGAAATGCCAATTGCGGTACTGGTATAGAGGGTTATGAACATGCAAAGATGATGGGAGAAAAAGTAGCAGAGCTTTTTGATATACCAAAAGAAGAGGTACTTGTCTTTTCTACAGGTATTATAGGAAAACCACTTCCCATAATAAATGTATTAGAAGGTATAGAATATGCTGTAAATCATTTAGAGGTTTTAGACCTTGAAATGGCTGCTAAGACAATATCCACCACCGATAGATTTCCAAAGTACGCTTTTTGCAAAAAAGATGACTATGAGGCTTTTTGTTTTGGTAAAGGAGCCGGTATGATTCATCCTGATATGGCTACCATGCTTGCTTTTTGTTTTGCAAATTCAAAACTTATGCCAAGAAAACATTTTGACGATATTTTAGAGAAAACGTTTAACTCTATAGATGTAGATGGGTGTCAAAGTACCAACGATTCTTTTGGCGTTATATCTTACGGAGACTTAGATTATTCTAACGATGTATACAGCTGTGTATACAAAGTTTGCAAAGAAGTGTCTGATATGATAGTAAAGGACGGGGAAGGAGCTACCAAGATAATAACTATAGAAGTTAAACACGCTAGTATTAAAACAAAAGCAAAAGTTATAGCAAACGCTGTAGCCACTTCTAACCTTGTAAAAACTGCAATGTTTGGAGCCGACCCCAATTGGGGGCGTATATTGGCTGCCGCTGGTTCTACTGTCTTTCCTATAGATCCACTGAAAATAAGTTTATCTATAATGGGTACCAAAGTATACGACAAAGAGCCTCTTCATTTTAACGAAGAGAAACTAAGTCAAAAGATGAGAGAATCTCAAGAAGTAGAGATTGTTTTGGATTTGAAGGAGGGTAAAGAACATTTTAGCTATAGATTTTCTGATCTTGGATACGAATATATTAAGATAAACGCTGAATATACTACTTAG
- the def gene encoding peptide deformylase: MIYEILVYPNPLLKEKSKDVNKIDDNIIKHIENLKETMYSKDFCTGIASSQVGVLQNIVVMDASRFRKPPKNHHGLITLINPVIIKSEDSIIFREGCLSVPEYTANIQRYKHVSVKALDEKENEIILDLEGPEAVLFQHELDHLNGILFLDRLTSLDNLFKRKT; the protein is encoded by the coding sequence TTGATATACGAAATCCTTGTTTATCCAAATCCTTTACTCAAAGAAAAATCAAAAGATGTTAATAAAATAGACGACAATATTATTAAACATATAGAAAACCTTAAAGAAACTATGTATTCAAAAGATTTTTGTACCGGTATAGCCTCTTCTCAAGTGGGTGTCTTACAAAATATAGTAGTAATGGACGCTTCCCGCTTTAGAAAACCGCCTAAAAACCACCATGGCCTTATCACACTTATCAACCCTGTCATAATAAAATCTGAAGACAGCATAATTTTTAGAGAAGGGTGTCTTAGCGTACCAGAATATACCGCCAACATCCAAAGGTATAAACACGTATCTGTAAAAGCCTTAGACGAAAAAGAAAATGAAATAATACTAGATTTAGAAGGTCCAGAAGCTGTTTTATTTCAACATGAGCTAGACCATTTAAACGGTATATTGTTCCTTGATAGACTCACATCTTTAGATAATCTTTTTAAAAGAAAAACCTAA
- a CDS encoding ACT domain-containing protein: MKKYILTAFGKDKPGIVASITEILYKMGANIEDSSMSRLSGQFVIMLLFTSKNPIQKEDFDLEDIEVDIKPVEDKEPQEESNCNAIISIYGADKAGIVYSVSKLLASKNINITDLRTHKVKNIYIMLMEVELKDVSLSSLEKALKDLSKELNVDISLQEVCKEVL, from the coding sequence ATGAAAAAATATATACTGACAGCTTTTGGAAAAGATAAACCTGGGATTGTAGCCTCTATTACAGAGATTTTGTACAAGATGGGTGCCAACATAGAAGACTCATCTATGAGCAGATTATCTGGTCAGTTTGTTATTATGCTTCTTTTTACTTCTAAAAACCCCATACAAAAAGAAGATTTTGACCTAGAGGATATAGAAGTAGACATAAAACCAGTAGAAGACAAAGAACCCCAAGAAGAGTCAAATTGCAACGCTATTATATCCATATATGGAGCGGATAAAGCCGGCATAGTTTACAGCGTTTCAAAGCTTTTAGCATCAAAAAATATAAACATAACCGATCTTAGGACTCACAAGGTGAAAAATATATATATAATGCTTATGGAAGTAGAGCTTAAAGACGTTAGTTTATCATCTTTAGAAAAAGCTTTAAAGGATTTGTCAAAAGAGCTAAACGTAGATATATCTTTGCAGGAGGTTTGCAAAGAGGTCCTTTGA
- the fumC gene encoding class II fumarate hydratase — MEYRIERDTMGEVKVPADKYWGAQTQRSLMYFNISNDIMPIETIKALALIKKAAAIVNNELGKLDDYRKDLIVRVVDEILEGKLDEHFPLKVWQTGSGTQSNMNVNEVIANRAAELAGKPLGSKDPIHPNDHVNMSQSSNDTFPTAMHISAVQILQDKLIPSIEYLRDALKEKAEEFKDIVKIGRTHLQDAVPMTLGQEFGGYVHQLDTALERIKLVLPELKEIGIGATAVGTGLNATKGFDKRMVEVLSELTGIDFKLSRNKFAFLSSHDPFVMASGAMKSLAAALMKIANDIRWLGSGPRAGIGELILPANEPGSSIMPGKVNPTQSEAMTMVCVQVMGNDTVIGFADSQGNFELNVFNPVIIFNFLNSAKLLSDAMRSFADHMVKGIKPNLKKINSYVQESLMLVTALNPYIGYDNAAKIAKTAYEKDISLKQAAIELGILTEEEFDKYVRPEKMAKPHED; from the coding sequence ATGGAGTATAGGATTGAAAGAGATACCATGGGCGAAGTAAAAGTCCCAGCCGATAAGTACTGGGGAGCTCAAACTCAAAGATCTTTAATGTATTTTAACATTTCAAACGATATAATGCCTATTGAAACAATAAAGGCTTTGGCTCTCATCAAAAAAGCAGCAGCTATTGTAAACAACGAACTTGGAAAACTAGATGATTATAGAAAAGATCTCATTGTAAGAGTAGTAGATGAGATATTAGAAGGCAAACTAGATGAACATTTTCCTTTAAAAGTATGGCAAACTGGTTCTGGAACCCAAAGCAATATGAATGTAAATGAGGTAATAGCAAATAGAGCGGCTGAGCTAGCGGGTAAACCCTTAGGCTCTAAAGACCCAATACATCCAAACGATCATGTTAACATGTCTCAGTCTTCCAACGATACATTCCCAACTGCTATGCATATATCTGCAGTACAAATCCTTCAAGATAAGCTCATACCATCTATAGAGTATCTAAGAGATGCTTTAAAGGAAAAAGCCGAAGAATTTAAGGATATTGTAAAAATAGGAAGGACTCATCTTCAAGATGCTGTACCAATGACCCTTGGACAAGAATTTGGTGGGTATGTGCATCAGTTAGACACTGCCCTTGAGCGTATAAAGTTGGTGTTACCGGAGTTAAAAGAAATAGGTATAGGTGCAACAGCAGTAGGCACAGGTCTAAACGCTACAAAAGGTTTTGATAAAAGGATGGTAGAGGTTTTATCAGAGCTTACCGGTATAGATTTTAAATTGTCTAGAAACAAGTTTGCGTTTTTAAGTTCTCACGATCCTTTTGTGATGGCAAGCGGTGCTATGAAATCTTTAGCGGCGGCTTTGATGAAGATAGCCAACGATATAAGATGGCTTGGCTCTGGTCCAAGAGCTGGCATAGGAGAACTCATACTCCCAGCCAATGAACCTGGTTCTTCAATAATGCCAGGGAAGGTTAATCCCACACAATCAGAAGCTATGACGATGGTTTGTGTGCAGGTGATGGGAAACGATACGGTTATAGGCTTTGCCGACTCCCAAGGTAATTTTGAACTAAACGTGTTTAATCCAGTGATTATATTTAACTTTTTAAACTCTGCAAAACTTCTATCTGATGCTATGAGATCATTTGCCGATCACATGGTAAAGGGTATAAAACCAAACCTAAAGAAAATAAACTCTTATGTGCAAGAGTCTCTTATGCTTGTGACAGCACTTAATCCTTACATTGGTTATGATAACGCTGCAAAAATAGCCAAAACTGCCTATGAAAAAGATATATCTTTAAAGCAAGCTGCAATAGAGCTTGGCATACTTACAGAAGAGGAGTTTGATAAATACGTAAGACCGGAGAAGATGGCAAAACCCCATGAAGATTGA
- the bioA gene encoding adenosylmethionine--8-amino-7-oxononanoate transaminase codes for MKIESLMFLESTDRTYFWHPFTQMKVYEEEGGIIFEKGEGVYLYDIYGNKYIDAISSLWCNIHGHNHPKLNQALINQLNKVAHTTTLGNSNVPAIMLAKKLVDITPSCLERVFYSEDGAEAMEIAIKLSYHYFKNLDQERPYFISFEGAYHGDTIGSVSVGSVSLFHDTYKPLLFKTYKLPSPYHFTKTSSTEELLDMLEKLLKDIHDKTSAIVMESGMQAASGFLVYPKGFMKSVYEMAKHYGVLFIADEVATGFGRTGSMFYVEQEDICPDFMALGKGITGGYMPLAATLTTKEIYDAFLGEYEELKHFFHGHTYTGNNLACAVALKNIEIFEEENVLGLLKEKIEYLEKRLKEFESLKHVKETRQLGFMAAIELAKDKKKPYELKERIGFKVANYAKKKGVFLRPLGNNMILVMPLSIGFEEMDKVLDVLHESIKVVTESL; via the coding sequence ATGAAGATTGAATCTTTGATGTTTTTAGAATCAACAGACAGAACATATTTTTGGCATCCATTTACCCAAATGAAGGTTTATGAAGAAGAAGGGGGCATTATATTTGAAAAAGGGGAAGGAGTTTATCTATACGATATTTATGGAAACAAATATATAGATGCTATATCCTCTTTGTGGTGCAATATCCACGGACACAATCACCCAAAACTAAACCAAGCCCTTATAAACCAGCTCAACAAAGTGGCTCATACCACAACACTTGGAAACTCCAACGTACCGGCTATTATGTTGGCTAAAAAACTTGTGGACATAACACCTTCTTGCCTTGAAAGGGTTTTTTACTCTGAAGACGGCGCTGAGGCTATGGAAATAGCTATTAAGCTTAGTTATCATTACTTTAAAAACTTAGACCAAGAAAGACCTTATTTTATAAGTTTTGAAGGGGCTTATCACGGTGATACCATAGGAAGTGTAAGTGTTGGTAGTGTTTCTTTGTTTCACGATACTTATAAGCCTTTACTTTTTAAAACCTACAAACTCCCATCTCCATATCATTTTACAAAAACTAGTAGCACTGAAGAGCTTCTTGATATGCTTGAAAAGCTTTTAAAGGATATACATGATAAAACCTCAGCTATAGTTATGGAATCTGGTATGCAAGCAGCTTCTGGATTCTTAGTGTATCCTAAGGGTTTTATGAAAAGCGTTTATGAAATGGCTAAGCATTACGGTGTTCTTTTTATAGCCGATGAAGTGGCCACTGGTTTTGGTAGGACCGGTAGCATGTTTTATGTAGAACAAGAGGATATATGTCCAGATTTTATGGCTCTTGGTAAAGGTATAACCGGTGGTTATATGCCTTTGGCAGCCACACTTACCACAAAAGAAATATACGATGCTTTTTTAGGTGAGTATGAAGAACTAAAACACTTTTTCCATGGCCATACATACACTGGCAACAATCTAGCATGCGCAGTGGCTCTTAAGAATATAGAGATCTTTGAAGAAGAAAACGTATTGGGGCTTTTAAAAGAAAAAATAGAATATCTTGAAAAACGTCTAAAAGAGTTTGAATCTTTAAAACACGTTAAAGAGACAAGACAGCTTGGATTTATGGCTGCCATTGAACTAGCCAAAGACAAGAAAAAGCCCTATGAACTAAAAGAACGAATAGGTTTTAAAGTGGCAAATTACGCTAAGAAAAAAGGTGTATTTTTAAGACCTCTTGGAAACAACATGATACTTGTGATGCCCCTTTCTATAGGCTTTGAAGAGATGGATAAGGTTTTAGATGTTTTGCATGAGTCCATAAAAGTTGT